Proteins encoded by one window of Juglans regia cultivar Chandler chromosome 15, Walnut 2.0, whole genome shotgun sequence:
- the LOC108991734 gene encoding outer envelope pore protein 24, chloroplastic: MKASLKGRYETEKSNGPAALATLGFNAGDVKLRASLTDATFVNGPSLNGLVLAVEKPGFFLVDYNVPKKDFRFQFMNTVRVAEKPLKLTYIHSRGDNRTILDGTLVFDSANKVSANHALGSRNCKLKYTYLHGGVTTFEPCYDLAKNSWDFAVARKVYDEDVLRASYQTSSQVLGLEWSRNSKQLGSFKILASVNLAEEKKVPKLIAESTWTFEV, encoded by the exons ATGAAGGCTTCTTTGAAGGGCAGATACGAAACAGAGAAGAGCAACGGCCCAGCCGCCCTTGCTACTCTCGGCTTTAACGCCGGCGATGTCAAACTCCGAGCTTCCTTGACAGACGCCACTTTTGTCAATGGCCCCAGCTTAAACGGGTTGGTTTTAGCCGTCGAGAAACCCGGGTTCTTCCTCGTCGATTACAACGTCCCCAAAAAG GATTTCCGGTTTCAGTTCATGAACACAGTTAGGGTTGCAGAGAAACCATTGAAGCTCACTTACATTCACAGCAGAGGCGACAACCGGACCATTTTAGACGGAACCCTGGTTTTCGATTCAGCTAACAAGGTGTCAGCTAATCACGCGCTTGGCTCGAGAAATTGCAAATTGAAGTACACTTACTTGCACGGTGGGGTGACAACATTTGAACCATGCTACGATTTGGCGAAGAATTCATGGGACTTTGCAGTGGCACGCAAGGTTTACGATGAGGATGTGTTGAGGGCATCGTACCAGACATCGAGCCAAGTGTTGGGATTGGAGTGGTCGAGGAACTCGAAGCAGTTAGGGTCTTTCAAG ATTTTAGCATCCGTCAATTTGGCTGAGGAGAAAAAGGTGCCAAAATTAATTGCTGAGAGTACATGGACTTTCGAGGTTTGA